The Brachyspira hyodysenteriae ATCC 27164 sequence TTTTATGTAACTTTCAAAAGATTCTCTTCTTGCTCCAGGTCTTGCAGCACTAATAGCATCTGCAGCCTTTACTATTACAGCCTCAACAGTTTGAGTATCAACATCATTATGATGCGCTCTTATAGCATTAACTACTTCTTCTTTTTCTCCGCATCTTTTAGCTAAATCGGCACCACTCATAGCATGAGAACCCTCGCCTTCTGTTTCTATAGCCTTTCCTATATCATGCAAAAATGCACTTCTCTTAGCCATTTCCACATTGGCACCTATTTCAGCAGCTATCATAGCAGCAATATTAGCAACTTCTTTACTATGGAAAAGCATATTTTGTCCATAACTTGTTCTATACTGAAGTCTTCCCATATGCCTTATTAATTCATGGTGCATAGTGGTAAGATTCAAATCTACAATAGCATTTTCACCAGCTTCCATTATAGAATCTTCAACTTCTCTTTTAGTTCTCTCAACAACTTCTTCTATTCTGGCAGGGTGAATTCTTCCATCTAGGATAAGCTTTTCTAATGAAACTTTAGCAATATGCTTTCTTACAGGATCGAAACATGATATTACAACAGCTTCAGGAGTATCATCTATAATAATATCAACACCAGTAAGTGTCTCAAGCATTCTGATATTTCTTCCTTCTCTTCCTATGATTCTTCCTTTCATTTCTTCACTAGGTAAAGATACAGATGTTACAGAAGTTTCCTGAGCCACTTCGCTTGAAAGTCTTTGTATAGTTTGTACGATAATTTCCCTTGCTTTTTTTTCTCCTGTTTCTATAGCATTTTTTTCTATATTGTCAACTATTTTAGTAGCAGATTTTTTAGCATCTTCTTCTATGCTTCTTATCAAGTCAGCCTTAGCTTCTTCCTTAGTAAGTCCCGCTATTCTTTCAAGTTCTTTTTCCGCATCTTGTATAACAGAAGTTAATTTATCCTCCTGTTCTTTTATTTTTTTCATTTTATTCTCAATATTATGCTCTTTATTTTCCAAATATTGAGACTTTTTATCAATATTAGCCTCTCGTTGTAGCACTCTATTTTCTAATTTCTGAATTTCAGCTTTTCTATCTCTATTTTCGCTTTCTAGTCTATTACGTTCTTTCTGTATTTCAGAATTAGCTTCAGAAAGTATAGTCTTTCTCTCATTTTCTGCTTGCTCTCTTGCACTTTGGAGCAATTTATGTGTTATTATTTCCGTAGAATTAAGCTTGATTTTAGCTATAATAAAACGGGTTGTATATCCAAAAACAAACGCAACTACAACAGAGGTGATAATTATTACTGGATTCATATTTCACCTCTTTTTTATGTTTTATATTATTTTTTACAATATAGTATTATTTAACATAGATTTATTATATTGTCAATAATATATTAATTATAAAAATAACAAAAAATGTTGCTATTAATATTTTTGGAACATCTTTCCTGAGCCTCCGCAAGTTTCGCAAGTTTCAGGTGCTTTATCTCTATATATATTACCGCAGCTTGGGCAAAGATAGAAAGTAACATCTCCGTCTTTATTCAAGAAATTATCTATAATATCTTGGAAAAGTTTAGCATGTTCTGTTTCAACTTTACCTAATGAATTTACAGTATCGCTAGCTAATTTATTTTTCTGCTCTATTGCAACCTGTGCTAATTGAGGATAAAGTATAGTAGATTCATAAACCTCACCTTTTATTCCTGCCTCTAAATTTTCTTTATCGCTTAAAGGTTCTACAGGGTTAAGCTGAGGAACGAATTTACTCATATCTAATCCGCTTCTTAGAGCTAATTTTCTCATTTTTTCAGCATGAATTTTCTCTGCCAATGATGTTGTTGAAAAAACTTTTTGAATAGCTTTATTGCTAGATGCTTTACCAAATGAACTATATCTATTTGCAGCGTTTGATTCGCCTTGAAATATTTGATATAAAACTTCTTCTAATGTTTTAGCAGCCATATTTATTTCCTCCAAATTATATATTTATCTTAAAAAAGAATAATTGTTTTTATTATAATATTCCTATGTACATGATATCAATTAGTTAAAAAAAAATCAAACCATTTTTTTAAAAATAGAAAAAAAATTACATAGCATTAATGTAGATTTAAATTTTTTTTGTATTATAATAAAAAAATTATTAAATTCAAAAAATGGCTAAAATATGGACAGTATTATTATAACTATAAGCAGACAATATGGAAGCGGCGGAAGAAATATTGGAAAATTAATAGCAAACAAATTAAATATAAATTTCTATGATAAAGAATTTGTAGAAATAGTAGCAAAAAGAACTGGTATTAATAGAGATTATTTAGAAAATGTAGAAGAAAAATTCACTAATGATAATCTTTTCTTTAGTGCATTTCATAAAGAACATTTTTCAAGCCCTTTCTCAGGTGAAATCAAATATTCAACCCTAGACAAAATGTTTGAAATACAAAGCGAAGTAATAAAGGATATAGCAAACAAAGGAAACTGTGTAATAATAGGAAGATGTGCTAATTTTATACTTAAAAATACTCAACATCAATGCTTTAATGTTTTTATACATGCCCCTGATAAAAATAGAATAGAAAGAATAACAAAAGAATATGGTGTACAGATAGAAAATGCAGAAACACAATTAAGAAATACGGATAAATACAGGTCTAATTACTACAAATACTACACAGGTATGGAATGGGGAAATATGGTTAATTACAATTTAACTATAGACAGCGGATGTTTTGATGATGAAAATGTATGCAATATTATTATAGAAGCTGCCAAAAAAAGAATATAAATACTTGAAAATTGATAATATATTACTATATTTAAATATAAAGATCTGCAAATATAAAAATGATATGAAATAAGAGGATATTATGAAGGATAAGATTATAAAAGATTTTTATGAAAATGATTACTTTTCTTATGAATCTGACTGCGATTTATGGGATGATGAAAAAATATCATTATTAATAGATTTTGGCGAAGTATCAAATAAGTCTGAAATGCTTATGAAATATATAGATAAAATCAATGAAATATTAAAATGGATTGATGAGCATAAAAAAAATGTTACAGATTTCCTTATAGAAAAACAATGTTTAGAATTAGCAGAAGAATGGGTAATAACTTGCGAAGAAGTAGATGAAAATACATATAAAAATCAATCTGGAGAATTAATCACTATACCTATAAAAGATGAAGATTTTTTTAATGCTATATATAGATACAATATTAATAGACTTTGATGAAGATGAAACAAGACCCGATACAGCATTGCATATACTTTTTGAACCTGATTATTTTAAACATCATTCATTAATAGTTTATATTGACGGAGATAAAAACATAGAATACGGCGATATCGCAGGATAATACAAGTAAAAAACAATATAGTTTGTCATAAAATAAAAACAGACAAACTATAATTGATTTTACATTTTTAAATCTTTATACTAAATAATAATTCTTTTATAATCTAAAATAAAAATTATTATTAATCTTGATGATCATATATAGAAGTTACTCCCAATACCTTAGCAACCATATACGATATTATCGCGACTATAACAAGTGCCGAGAAATTAGAAATAGAGTTGGATATTTCAAGTATCAATATACATACCATTATAGGAGTTCTTGTAATTCCTGACATTAATGAAGTTATTCCAAGAAGTATAAACAAATCTCCATATACTGCATAATCAGGAAAATATTTAACTAAAAATATATCATATAAAGAACCTATTGAAGCACCTAATATAAATGTAGGAAAGAATATTCCTCCAACTGCTCCGGAAGTAGCACATACAGAAGTATAAAATAATTTCACAAATATCAATATAAAAAGCATAGATACAGAAAACTTATCTTTTACTATACTTCCTATAAGCAAATCACCGCTTCCAAGTACATAAGGGAAAAACATTATCATAAATCCAGCAAGCAAAAATGCAGGAACTGGACGAATTATATCATTATTAATCTTTTGATACATCTTAGAAAAGAAATTCATAAGAAAATTTAACATAGAAGCAAGTATTCCGCATATTATACCAAAAGGAAGTAAAGATATATAATGTCTTACCTCAAGAATTTTAGGTAAATTGAAATTAAGTATGAATCCCTGCCCTACAATATGCTCTATTACAAGTATTGAAGCTATGGAAGAAAAAACTATACATACAAAAACTATATGATTTTTATGCTCTCCAAGCTCTTCAAAAGAAAAAGCAATTCCTGTAAAAGGAGCACTGAAAGTAGCAGTCATTCCGGCACAAGCTCCGGAAACAAGTAAATATCTTCTATATTTAGCCAATTTAGAAAAATATTTATGAAAAAAAAGTCCAACAAGCATACCTACATGCATTGAAGGACCTGCCCTTCCTAGAGAAATACCGCTTGCAAATGATATCATACTTCCGAAAAGCTTAAATAAAATTTCAAAAAATATATTTTTAGGTTCATGCAGAGATATATAATATTTTATCTGAGGAACTCCTGCACCTCTTATCTGCGGATAATGTATAAGAATATAACCTATAAGACAGCCCATAGCTATAAGAAATGCAAATAAAAGAACTGGGTAATACCATTTTTCAAATATGAAATTTGATACATAGAATACATTAACACTTAACTTATATAATATAATTCTATATATAGATATTATGAACCCTACAACTGCTCCTATACAAGCAGACAGTATAAAAAGTTTTATGTATTTAACTTCAAAATTTATCTTCATAATTTAGTTTTCTAATCAATGTTTTTTATTTTTTATCAATCATTATTATATATAAAAAATATAATAGTGTTAATCATACATTAAATCTGAATGTTACAACATCGCCTTCTTGCATAAGATATTGCTTACCCTCAAGTCTTATAGCACCAGCCTCTTTAGCTTTAACAAAACTGCCAAGCTCTAAAAGCTTATCGCAGTTTATAACCTCAGCACTTATAAATCCTCTCTCGAAATCGCTATGTATAACTCCTGCTGCCTCCGGAGCATAAGCACCTTCTCTTACAGTCCAAGCCCTTGTCTCATCTTCCCCTGAAGTAAGGAATGTTAAAAGCTTCAATAATCTATGTCCTGCTTTTGTAAGTCTTGCCACTCCTGATTCTTTAACTCCTAAATCTTCTAAATAGCTTAATCTTTCTTCTTCATCTAAATCCTGCAAATCTGCCTCTATTTTAGCACTGAAAGGTATCAATTCAATATTTCTTTCATTTGCATATTTTTGTAATGTTACATAATTAGAATTTTTCTCAGGATTAGCAAGTTCATTTTCTGATAAATTAGCACCTATCATCATACTTTTTGCTGTTAATAAGAATAAAGGTCTTAATATTTCTTTTTCTGTATCTGTTAAATCAAGACTGAATACAGGCTTAAAATTATTTAATTCAGGCAGTATTTTTTCTAATAAAGCTACTTCTTCTTCAGCAGATTTTACCTTAGCACCTTTTGCTGCTTTTTTCTGCTTTTCCATTCTTGCATTAATAGTTTCAATATCTGCAAGCATAAGCTCTGTTAATATAATGTCTAAATCTCTTAGAGGATCAACTTCTCCTATATGGGTAATATTTCCATCCTCAAACACTCTTACAACATGCAAAACTGCGTTAACTTCTCTAATATGAGAAAGAAATTTATTACCTAACCCCTCACCTTTTGAAGCTCCTTTAACAAGTCCTGCAATATCTACAAATGTTGTTGTATTATAAACTTTCTTTTTTGATTTAAAAAGCGCTGCTAATTTATCAACCCTTTCATCTTTTATTATGGCAGTAGCTTCATTTTTATCTATAGTACAAAATGGGTAATTAGC is a genomic window containing:
- a CDS encoding cytidylate kinase-like family protein, which translates into the protein MDSIIITISRQYGSGGRNIGKLIANKLNINFYDKEFVEIVAKRTGINRDYLENVEEKFTNDNLFFSAFHKEHFSSPFSGEIKYSTLDKMFEIQSEVIKDIANKGNCVIIGRCANFILKNTQHQCFNVFIHAPDKNRIERITKEYGVQIENAETQLRNTDKYRSNYYKYYTGMEWGNMVNYNLTIDSGCFDDENVCNIIIEAAKKRI
- the rny gene encoding ribonuclease Y; amino-acid sequence: MNPVIIITSVVVAFVFGYTTRFIIAKIKLNSTEIITHKLLQSAREQAENERKTILSEANSEIQKERNRLESENRDRKAEIQKLENRVLQREANIDKKSQYLENKEHNIENKMKKIKEQEDKLTSVIQDAEKELERIAGLTKEEAKADLIRSIEEDAKKSATKIVDNIEKNAIETGEKKAREIIVQTIQRLSSEVAQETSVTSVSLPSEEMKGRIIGREGRNIRMLETLTGVDIIIDDTPEAVVISCFDPVRKHIAKVSLEKLILDGRIHPARIEEVVERTKREVEDSIMEAGENAIVDLNLTTMHHELIRHMGRLQYRTSYGQNMLFHSKEVANIAAMIAAEIGANVEMAKRSAFLHDIGKAIETEGEGSHAMSGADLAKRCGEKEEVVNAIRAHHNDVDTQTVEAVIVKAADAISAARPGARRESFESYIKRLDNLEKIADSIEGVEKSFAIQAGRELRVMAKSDIVDDIQAKQIARDIAKRIEDELKYPGIIRVTVIRETRAVEVAR
- the ychF gene encoding redox-regulated ATPase YchF, whose product is MALSIGIVGLPNVGKSTLFNALTNAHAEAANYPFCTIDKNEATAIIKDERVDKLAALFKSKKKVYNTTTFVDIAGLVKGASKGEGLGNKFLSHIREVNAVLHVVRVFEDGNITHIGEVDPLRDLDIILTELMLADIETINARMEKQKKAAKGAKVKSAEEEVALLEKILPELNNFKPVFSLDLTDTEKEILRPLFLLTAKSMMIGANLSENELANPEKNSNYVTLQKYANERNIELIPFSAKIEADLQDLDEEERLSYLEDLGVKESGVARLTKAGHRLLKLLTFLTSGEDETRAWTVREGAYAPEAAGVIHSDFERGFISAEVINCDKLLELGSFVKAKEAGAIRLEGKQYLMQEGDVVTFRFNV
- a CDS encoding DUF2262 domain-containing protein; amino-acid sequence: MKDKIIKDFYENDYFSYESDCDLWDDEKISLLIDFGEVSNKSEMLMKYIDKINEILKWIDEHKKNVTDFLIEKQCLELAEEWVITCEEVDENTYKNQSGELITIPIKDEDFFNAIYRYNINRL
- a CDS encoding chloride channel protein, encoding MKINFEVKYIKLFILSACIGAVVGFIISIYRIILYKLSVNVFYVSNFIFEKWYYPVLLFAFLIAMGCLIGYILIHYPQIRGAGVPQIKYYISLHEPKNIFFEILFKLFGSMISFASGISLGRAGPSMHVGMLVGLFFHKYFSKLAKYRRYLLVSGACAGMTATFSAPFTGIAFSFEELGEHKNHIVFVCIVFSSIASILVIEHIVGQGFILNFNLPKILEVRHYISLLPFGIICGILASMLNFLMNFFSKMYQKINNDIIRPVPAFLLAGFMIMFFPYVLGSGDLLIGSIVKDKFSVSMLFILIFVKLFYTSVCATSGAVGGIFFPTFILGASIGSLYDIFLVKYFPDYAVYGDLFILLGITSLMSGITRTPIMVCILILEISNSISNFSALVIVAIISYMVAKVLGVTSIYDHQD
- a CDS encoding rubrerythrin family protein codes for the protein MAAKTLEEVLYQIFQGESNAANRYSSFGKASSNKAIQKVFSTTSLAEKIHAEKMRKLALRSGLDMSKFVPQLNPVEPLSDKENLEAGIKGEVYESTILYPQLAQVAIEQKNKLASDTVNSLGKVETEHAKLFQDIIDNFLNKDGDVTFYLCPSCGNIYRDKAPETCETCGGSGKMFQKY